In a single window of the Pelodiscus sinensis isolate JC-2024 chromosome 18, ASM4963464v1, whole genome shotgun sequence genome:
- the LOC112545585 gene encoding neuritin-like — protein sequence MGQRLGTALLLLTLGYLSRSLASETKCENIYQGFSDCILKLGENMASYEEAAGDDVQGLHSICGYWDEFHMCTMTALWECQKEAANIWETLKKESRKIKFQGSLFDLCSPNSSHSFSVTNVSNFVVLSIPLIVTWLNL from the exons GCTATTTGAGCAGGTCGTTGGCCTCAGAAACTAAATGTGAAAACATTTACCAAGGCTTCTCTGACTGCATCTTAAAACTGGGGGAAAACATGGCCAGCTACGAGGAGGCAGCCGGGGATGACGTGCAGGGGCTGCACTCTATTTGCGG GTATTGGGATGAATTTCACATGTGCACCATGACTGCTCTTTGGGAATGCCAGAAGGAGGCAGCCAATATCTGGGAGACTCTGAAAAAGGAATCTAGAAAAATCAAATTCCAAGGCAGCTTGTTTGATCTCTGCAGTCCCAACAGCTCCCATAGCTTCAGCGTGACAAATGTTTCAAACTTTGTTGTCTTAAGCATCCCTCTGATAGTCACTTGGCTCAATTTGTAA